The proteins below come from a single Geobacillus thermoleovorans genomic window:
- the fabD gene encoding ACP S-malonyltransferase, with product MGKIAFLFPGQGSQTVGMAKDAAEHDDRARAVIAEADERLGFALSKLMFNGPQEELTLTYNAQPALLTASIALLQLVDGAGLKADYVAGHSLGEYTALVAAGAMSFADAVYAVRRRGELMDEAVPAGEGTMAAVLGMDADALEAVTNEIAAQGDPVEPANFNCPGQIVISGSKAGVEKAAQLLKERGAKRVIPLEVSGPFHSALMKPAAEKLKAVLDSLVIRDAVIPVVANVTAEPVTKKEDIARLLIEQLYSPVRWEQSVRTLLSLGVDTFVEIGPGKVLSGLVKKIDRNARVYAVNDLASFEATVAALKGE from the coding sequence ATGGGGAAAATCGCCTTTTTATTTCCTGGCCAAGGATCGCAGACGGTCGGCATGGCGAAAGACGCTGCCGAGCATGACGACCGCGCCCGTGCCGTCATCGCGGAGGCTGACGAGCGGCTTGGATTCGCGCTTTCCAAGCTCATGTTCAACGGACCGCAAGAAGAGCTGACGTTGACATATAACGCCCAGCCGGCGCTCTTGACCGCCAGCATCGCCTTGCTCCAGCTTGTCGACGGCGCTGGGCTGAAAGCGGACTATGTTGCCGGCCACAGCTTAGGCGAATATACGGCGCTTGTCGCCGCCGGCGCCATGTCGTTTGCCGATGCCGTCTACGCGGTGCGCCGCCGCGGTGAGCTGATGGATGAAGCGGTGCCGGCCGGTGAAGGGACGATGGCGGCGGTGCTTGGGATGGACGCTGATGCGCTTGAAGCAGTGACAAATGAAATCGCCGCCCAAGGCGATCCGGTCGAGCCGGCCAACTTCAACTGCCCGGGGCAAATTGTCATCTCCGGCTCGAAAGCCGGAGTGGAAAAAGCGGCTCAGCTTTTGAAAGAACGCGGCGCCAAACGCGTCATTCCGCTTGAGGTGAGCGGTCCGTTCCACTCCGCTCTCATGAAGCCGGCGGCAGAAAAACTGAAAGCGGTTCTTGACAGTTTGGTGATTCGTGACGCCGTCATTCCGGTCGTCGCCAATGTGACTGCTGAGCCGGTGACGAAAAAAGAGGACATCGCCCGCCTTCTCATTGAACAACTGTATTCGCCGGTGCGTTGGGAGCAGTCGGTGCGCACGCTTCTTTCGCTTGGCGTCGACACGTTTGTCGAAATCGGTCCGGGAAAAGTGTTGTCCGGCCTTGTGAAAAAAATCGACCGCAACGCCCGCGTTTATGCGGTGAACGATCTTGCTTCCTTCGAAGCGACCGTTGCGGCGCTGAAAGGGGAATAA
- the fabG gene encoding 3-oxoacyl-[acyl-carrier-protein] reductase, with translation MLEGKIALVTGASRGIGRAVALELARQGANVAVNYAGSEAKANEVVEAIRSLGREAIAVQADVARAEDVERMVKTTIDHFGRLDILVNNAGITRDNLLMRMKEEEWDAVINTNLKGVFLCTKAATRPMMKQRYGRIVNIASVVGVIGNPGQANYVAAKAGVIGLTKTAAREFASRNITVNAVAPGFITTDMTEALSPELKAEMLKQIPLARFGEPDDVARVVAFLASDAASYMTGQTLHVDGGMVMP, from the coding sequence ATGCTCGAAGGAAAAATTGCTCTTGTGACCGGGGCGTCGCGCGGCATTGGCCGGGCGGTCGCTCTGGAGCTTGCCCGCCAAGGGGCGAACGTTGCCGTCAATTACGCCGGCAGCGAGGCGAAAGCGAATGAAGTTGTCGAGGCCATCCGCTCGCTCGGCCGCGAAGCGATCGCCGTGCAGGCGGACGTCGCCCGCGCTGAAGATGTTGAGCGCATGGTGAAAACGACGATTGACCATTTTGGCCGCCTCGATATTTTGGTCAACAACGCCGGCATTACACGCGACAATTTATTGATGCGGATGAAAGAAGAAGAATGGGATGCCGTGATTAACACGAACTTAAAAGGAGTATTTCTTTGTACGAAGGCGGCAACGCGCCCGATGATGAAGCAGCGCTATGGGCGGATCGTCAACATTGCTTCGGTCGTCGGCGTGATCGGCAATCCGGGGCAGGCGAACTATGTCGCCGCCAAGGCCGGCGTCATCGGGCTGACGAAGACGGCGGCGCGCGAATTCGCCAGCCGCAACATCACCGTTAACGCCGTCGCACCAGGATTCATTACGACCGATATGACCGAAGCGCTCAGCCCGGAGCTGAAGGCGGAAATGTTAAAGCAAATTCCGCTCGCCCGCTTTGGCGAGCCGGATGATGTCGCCCGCGTCGTCGCTTTCCTCGCTTCCGACGCCGCGAGCTACATGACTGGACAGACGCTTCATGTTGACGGCGGCATGGTGATGCCGTAA
- a CDS encoding acyl carrier protein: MADVLERVTKIIVDRLGVDESQVTLEASFKDDLGADSLDIVELVMELEDEFNMEISDEEAEKIVTVGDAVNYIKSRL, encoded by the coding sequence ATGGCCGATGTATTGGAACGTGTAACGAAAATCATCGTTGACCGGCTGGGGGTTGACGAATCGCAAGTGACGCTCGAAGCGTCGTTTAAGGACGACCTGGGCGCTGACTCGCTCGACATCGTCGAACTCGTCATGGAACTTGAAGATGAATTCAACATGGAAATTTCCGATGAAGAGGCGGAAAAAATCGTCACAGTCGGAGACGCTGTGAACTACATAAAAAGTCGTCTGTAA
- the fapR gene encoding transcription factor FapR encodes MRKSKRERQRLLQETIRENPFITDEELAEKFSVSVQTIRLDRLELSIPELRERIKNVARQSFADKVRALPLEEVIGDIIDIEPDASAISIFDVKEEHVFRRTRIARGHHLFAQANSLAVAVIHDELALTAKATIRFVRQVKEGERVVAKAKVTGKTAHGRTIVEVNSYVGQELVFSGTFEMYRSNIEKKDGDSNEYRG; translated from the coding sequence ATGAGAAAAAGCAAACGCGAACGGCAACGGTTGTTGCAGGAGACGATCCGGGAAAACCCGTTTATCACCGATGAAGAGCTCGCCGAAAAATTTTCGGTCAGCGTGCAGACGATCCGCCTTGATCGGCTTGAGCTGTCGATTCCCGAACTGCGTGAGCGCATCAAGAATGTCGCCCGCCAGTCGTTCGCTGATAAAGTGCGGGCGTTGCCGCTTGAAGAAGTGATCGGCGACATTATTGACATCGAGCCGGATGCGAGCGCCATTTCGATTTTCGATGTGAAAGAGGAGCACGTCTTTCGGCGCACCCGCATCGCCCGCGGCCATCATTTGTTCGCTCAGGCCAACTCGCTTGCCGTCGCTGTCATCCATGATGAACTGGCGCTGACAGCGAAAGCGACCATTCGTTTTGTGCGCCAAGTGAAAGAAGGGGAGCGGGTCGTAGCCAAAGCGAAAGTGACCGGAAAAACGGCGCACGGGCGCACAATCGTCGAGGTGAACAGCTACGTCGGCCAGGAGCTCGTCTTTTCTGGTACGTTTGAAATGTATCGTTCAAACATAGAGAAAAAGGATGGGGACAGCAATGAATATCGCGGTTGA
- the rnc gene encoding ribonuclease III has product MSKQKDKERIHEKRRAKFQELQNKIGITFRNEKLLIQAFTHSSYVNEHRRRLHEDNERLEFLGDAVLELTVSQYLFQKFPHMSEGQLTKLRAAIVCEPSLVKFANALSFGELVLLGKGEELTGGRTRPALLADVFEAFIGALYLDQGMDAVIRFLEKTMFPKIDEGAFSHVMDFKSQLQELVQRDGSGTLEYAILEEKGPAHNKEFVARVALNGQELGIGVGRSKKEAEQHAAQMALETLRAADQQ; this is encoded by the coding sequence ATGTCAAAACAAAAAGATAAAGAGCGCATCCATGAAAAGAGGCGGGCGAAGTTTCAAGAGCTGCAAAACAAAATCGGCATCACCTTTCGAAACGAAAAGCTGTTGATTCAAGCGTTCACCCATTCATCGTATGTGAATGAGCATCGGCGGCGGCTTCACGAAGACAATGAACGGCTTGAGTTTTTAGGCGATGCCGTGCTGGAGCTGACCGTTTCTCAATATTTATTTCAAAAGTTCCCGCATATGAGCGAGGGGCAATTGACGAAGCTGAGGGCGGCCATCGTCTGCGAGCCGTCGCTTGTGAAATTTGCCAACGCCCTGTCGTTCGGCGAGCTCGTCTTGCTCGGCAAAGGCGAGGAGCTGACCGGCGGGCGGACGCGTCCGGCGCTCTTGGCAGACGTCTTTGAGGCGTTCATCGGCGCTTTGTATTTGGATCAAGGAATGGACGCGGTCATCCGCTTTTTGGAGAAAACGATGTTTCCGAAAATTGATGAAGGTGCTTTTTCTCATGTGATGGATTTTAAAAGCCAGCTGCAGGAATTGGTGCAGCGGGACGGCAGCGGAACGCTTGAATACGCCATTTTGGAGGAAAAAGGTCCGGCCCACAACAAGGAGTTTGTCGCCCGCGTAGCGTTAAACGGCCAAGAGCTTGGCATCGGCGTCGGCCGCTCGAAAAAGGAAGCCGAACAACATGCGGCGCAAATGGCGCTCGAAACGTTGCGGGCTGCCGATCAGCAGTGA
- a CDS encoding IS701 family transposase has translation MNRLAHHQGIHKFFFTLGLTLQLSKPVIKHLIHIVDALTTKGFSGTLTDIHYWSFHPNHRTTLSHFFTKSPWNEERLLGKLQEWILSQVERLAKRKNQPLFVSIDDTICQKTKPSSRAAHAIQGCDWHYSHKDHQSVWGHSLVWLMVHTFTQAFPFAFRLYDKKAGKSKIDLAIEMLSSLKVKRAQPVYVLMDSWYPSKKLIEACLKQGFHVIAMLKTNRILYPKGIAIQAKQFARYIESKDTRLVTVGQERYRVYRYEGAIHGLDDAVVLLAWKADQPLTPEHLHCILSTDRELGDEDILRYYAQRWTIECFFRQAKDQLKLDGYRVRHIRAVKRYWAVVLLACVYSIAESRQNLSTGLELLRSRKDHSVVEFIYDAAKQDIPIDVIKKQLRIA, from the coding sequence ATGAATAGATTAGCACATCACCAAGGAATCCACAAGTTTTTCTTCACGCTGGGGTTGACGCTGCAGCTTTCCAAACCGGTCATCAAGCATCTCATTCATATTGTCGATGCCTTGACCACCAAGGGATTCTCGGGAACATTGACTGATATTCATTACTGGAGCTTTCATCCGAATCATCGAACGACGCTCAGTCACTTTTTCACGAAAAGCCCTTGGAACGAGGAAAGGCTGCTTGGGAAGCTTCAAGAGTGGATCCTTTCCCAGGTCGAACGACTGGCCAAACGGAAGAATCAACCCCTTTTTGTTTCGATTGATGATACGATTTGCCAAAAAACGAAGCCTTCGTCACGGGCTGCGCACGCCATTCAAGGGTGCGACTGGCACTACTCGCATAAAGATCATCAATCGGTCTGGGGGCATTCGCTCGTTTGGCTGATGGTGCACACCTTCACGCAGGCGTTCCCATTTGCGTTCCGCCTGTATGACAAGAAAGCGGGAAAAAGCAAGATCGACCTGGCGATCGAGATGCTTTCCTCGCTCAAGGTGAAGCGGGCTCAGCCGGTGTATGTGCTCATGGATTCGTGGTATCCGTCCAAAAAGCTCATTGAAGCCTGCTTGAAACAGGGATTCCATGTCATCGCGATGCTCAAGACGAACCGGATTCTCTACCCGAAAGGCATCGCCATCCAAGCCAAGCAGTTCGCCCGCTATATCGAGTCCAAAGACACCCGCCTCGTCACGGTGGGGCAGGAGCGTTATCGCGTGTATCGCTATGAGGGGGCCATCCATGGCCTCGATGACGCGGTGGTGCTGCTGGCTTGGAAGGCGGATCAGCCGCTGACGCCGGAACATCTTCATTGCATCTTGAGCACCGACCGGGAACTCGGGGACGAAGACATCTTGCGTTACTACGCCCAGCGCTGGACGATCGAGTGCTTTTTCCGGCAGGCGAAAGATCAACTGAAGCTGGATGGATACCGCGTTCGCCACATTCGGGCGGTGAAACGGTATTGGGCGGTGGTGCTGTTGGCCTGCGTGTACAGCATCGCCGAATCCCGACAAAACCTCTCCACCGGGCTGGAGCTTCTTCGGTCGCGGAAAGACCACAGCGTCGTCGAGTTCATTTATGACGCTGCGAAGCAAGATATTCCCATTGATGTGATCAAAAAACAGCTCCGTATCGCGTAA
- the plsX gene encoding phosphate acyltransferase PlsX, whose translation MNIAVDAMGGDHAPGEIVRGALMAAAHFPDIEITLIGDEEKIRPHVTGEERISIIHTDEVIEADDEPVRAVRRKKNSSMVRMAEEVKEGRAAACISAGNTGALMAAGLFVVGRAASIDRPALAPTLPTLDGRGFVFLDVGANVDAKPEHLQQYALMGHVYAKNVRGVEKPRIGLLNVGTEDQKGNETTKRAFALLKETNLHFIGNVEARDLLQGVADVVVADGFAGNVALKTIEGTALALFSLLKQTLTSGVAAKLAAAVLKPKLAGLKKMMDYSEYGGAALFGLNAPVIKAHGSSDANAIFHAIRQAREMVVHDVIGTIRAELERA comes from the coding sequence ATGAATATCGCGGTTGATGCCATGGGTGGAGACCATGCCCCGGGCGAAATCGTGCGCGGGGCGCTTATGGCCGCCGCCCATTTCCCTGACATCGAGATTACGCTGATTGGCGATGAAGAGAAAATTCGCCCGCATGTGACGGGTGAAGAGCGCATTTCGATCATCCACACCGACGAAGTGATCGAAGCAGATGATGAGCCGGTGCGGGCAGTGCGGCGCAAAAAGAACTCGTCGATGGTGCGCATGGCGGAAGAAGTGAAAGAAGGGCGCGCCGCTGCCTGCATTTCCGCCGGCAATACCGGGGCGCTCATGGCAGCCGGACTGTTTGTCGTCGGGCGGGCAGCCAGCATCGACCGCCCGGCGCTCGCCCCGACGCTGCCGACGTTGGATGGGCGCGGCTTTGTCTTTCTGGATGTCGGCGCCAACGTCGATGCAAAGCCGGAACATTTGCAGCAATACGCTTTGATGGGACATGTGTACGCAAAGAACGTGCGCGGCGTCGAAAAACCGCGCATCGGCTTGCTGAACGTCGGAACGGAAGACCAAAAAGGAAACGAAACAACGAAACGGGCGTTTGCCTTGCTCAAGGAAACGAACCTTCATTTCATCGGCAATGTCGAAGCGCGCGATCTGCTGCAAGGAGTGGCTGATGTTGTCGTCGCCGACGGCTTTGCCGGCAATGTTGCGTTAAAAACGATTGAAGGGACGGCGCTGGCGCTCTTTTCCTTGCTCAAGCAGACGCTGACAAGCGGCGTCGCGGCGAAGCTGGCCGCCGCCGTCCTCAAGCCAAAGCTCGCCGGGCTGAAAAAAATGATGGACTACTCGGAGTATGGCGGCGCGGCGCTGTTTGGCTTAAATGCTCCGGTCATTAAAGCGCACGGGTCGTCCGATGCGAACGCCATCTTCCACGCCATCCGCCAGGCGCGAGAGATGGTGGTTCATGATGTCATCGGCACGATCAGAGCGGAGCTGGAACGGGCATAA